In Numenius arquata chromosome 17, bNumArq3.hap1.1, whole genome shotgun sequence, a genomic segment contains:
- the NDEL1 gene encoding nuclear distribution protein nudE-like 1 isoform X2 yields MDSEEIPTFSSPKEETAYWKELSLKYKQSFQEAREELAEFQEGSRELEAELEAQLVQAEQRNRDLQADNQRLKYEVETLKEKLEHQYAQSYKQVSLLEDDLSQTRAVKDQLHKYVRELEQANDDLERAKRATIVSLEDFEQRLNQAIERNAFLESELDDKESLLVSVQRLKDEARDLRQELAVRERQQEVTRKSAPSSPTLDCEKMDSAVQASLSLPATPVGKGSENSFPSPKAIPNGFGTSPLTPSARISALNIVGDLLRKVGALESKLAACRNFAKDQASRKSYISGNVNSGIMNSNGTKYPHPAHTSFFDKGREKVIFPTLVMGQ; encoded by the exons ATGGACAGTGAAGAAATCCCAACTTTTTCCAGTCCAAAGGAGGAAACTGCGTATTGGAAAGAGCTTTCCTTGAAATACAAACAAAG CTTCCAGGAAGCTCGTGAAGAGCTGGCTGAATTTCAGGAGGGAAGCAGGGAATTAGAAGCTGAGTTGGAGGCACAGCTAGTGCAAGCTGAGCAGAGGAACAGAGATTTGCAGGCAGATAACCAAAGACTGAAGTATGAAGTGGAGACATTAAAG GAGAAACTGGAGCACCAGTATGCACAAAGTTACAAGCAAGTGTCGCTGTTAGAGGATGACCTGAGCCAGACACGGGCCGTTAAAGATCAGCTACATAAGTACGTGAGGGAGCTGGAGCAGGCCAACGATGACTTGGAACGCGCAAAGAG GGCAACAATAGTTTCATTGGAAGACTTTGAACAAAGGCTGAACCAGGCTATTGAGAGAAATGCCTTTTTAGAAAGTGAACTGGATGACAAGGAGTCATTGCTAGTTTCTGTACAGAGATTAAAGGATGAAGCGAGAG ACTTACGGCAAGAGCTAGCGGTACGGGAGAGGCAACAAGAAGTGACCCGAAAGTCGGCGCCCAGTTCTCCAACTCTGGACTGTGAGAAGATGGATTCGGCTGTCCAGGCATCACTCTCGTTGCCAGCTACGCCCGTTGGAAAAGGAtcagaaaatagttttccttcCCCCAAAG CTATACCAAATGGATTCGGTACCAGCCCCCTTACTCCTTCAGCCCGAATATCTGCGCTCAACATCGTGGGAGATCTCTTACGGAAAGTGGGG GCCTTAGAATCCAAATTAGCTGCTTGCAGAAATTTTGCAAAGGACCAGGCATCACGGAAATCCTACATTTCAGGGAACGTTAACAGCGGGATAATGAACAGCAATGGCACAAAGTACCCTCATCCGGCCCATACTTCTTTCTTTGACAAAGG GCGTGAAAAGGTCATATTCCCCACCTTGGTCATGG GGCAGTAA
- the NDEL1 gene encoding nuclear distribution protein nudE-like 1 isoform X1, with translation MDSEEIPTFSSPKEETAYWKELSLKYKQSFQEAREELAEFQEGSRELEAELEAQLVQAEQRNRDLQADNQRLKYEVETLKEKLEHQYAQSYKQVSLLEDDLSQTRAVKDQLHKYVRELEQANDDLERAKRATIVSLEDFEQRLNQAIERNAFLESELDDKESLLVSVQRLKDEARDLRQELAVRERQQEVTRKSAPSSPTLDCEKMDSAVQASLSLPATPVGKGSENSFPSPKAIPNGFGTSPLTPSARISALNIVGDLLRKVGALESKLAACRNFAKDQASRKSYISGNVNSGIMNSNGTKYPHPAHTSFFDKGAVNGFDQGPPGLGASRPSSAPGMLPLSI, from the exons ATGGACAGTGAAGAAATCCCAACTTTTTCCAGTCCAAAGGAGGAAACTGCGTATTGGAAAGAGCTTTCCTTGAAATACAAACAAAG CTTCCAGGAAGCTCGTGAAGAGCTGGCTGAATTTCAGGAGGGAAGCAGGGAATTAGAAGCTGAGTTGGAGGCACAGCTAGTGCAAGCTGAGCAGAGGAACAGAGATTTGCAGGCAGATAACCAAAGACTGAAGTATGAAGTGGAGACATTAAAG GAGAAACTGGAGCACCAGTATGCACAAAGTTACAAGCAAGTGTCGCTGTTAGAGGATGACCTGAGCCAGACACGGGCCGTTAAAGATCAGCTACATAAGTACGTGAGGGAGCTGGAGCAGGCCAACGATGACTTGGAACGCGCAAAGAG GGCAACAATAGTTTCATTGGAAGACTTTGAACAAAGGCTGAACCAGGCTATTGAGAGAAATGCCTTTTTAGAAAGTGAACTGGATGACAAGGAGTCATTGCTAGTTTCTGTACAGAGATTAAAGGATGAAGCGAGAG ACTTACGGCAAGAGCTAGCGGTACGGGAGAGGCAACAAGAAGTGACCCGAAAGTCGGCGCCCAGTTCTCCAACTCTGGACTGTGAGAAGATGGATTCGGCTGTCCAGGCATCACTCTCGTTGCCAGCTACGCCCGTTGGAAAAGGAtcagaaaatagttttccttcCCCCAAAG CTATACCAAATGGATTCGGTACCAGCCCCCTTACTCCTTCAGCCCGAATATCTGCGCTCAACATCGTGGGAGATCTCTTACGGAAAGTGGGG GCCTTAGAATCCAAATTAGCTGCTTGCAGAAATTTTGCAAAGGACCAGGCATCACGGAAATCCTACATTTCAGGGAACGTTAACAGCGGGATAATGAACAGCAATGGCACAAAGTACCCTCATCCGGCCCATACTTCTTTCTTTGACAAAGG GGCAGTAAACGGCTTTGAtcaaggtccccctggactgggagCCTCTCGACCATCCTCAGCGCCTGGCATGCTCCCCCTCAGCATATGA